A window of the Zerene cesonia ecotype Mississippi chromosome 24, Zerene_cesonia_1.1, whole genome shotgun sequence genome harbors these coding sequences:
- the LOC119836381 gene encoding fibrohexamerin-like — translation MLVRLFFVLAVVAVCYAVPSNIVRPCHYSHTHCLRENFASNSKCNPNVRGSIPAEYTIPRFAFDTPYFNASYVDVNLKIRNHNNCKTSEFFYNIESDTLVIAIDCPFLQFESTRTLIQHYSLQEDTSYSYFYKGTYPMIRVTMNIPRANEMDACSAYAFADVTALPIFDINPNDVKTANFLSTDYTLLNIFERETFYFRAKQLITLYINSYICDFGCN, via the exons ATGTTGGTGCGACTTTTTTTCGTACTAGCAGTTGTTGCTGTGTGCTATGCTG taccGTCAAACATAGTGCGCCCATGTCACTATTCGCACACACATTGCCTGCGAGAGAACTTCGCTTCTAACTCCAAATGCAACCCGAATGTGCGAGGCTCGATTCCCGCGGAATACACGATTCCGCGGTTTGCATTCGACACGCCTTATTTTAATGCATCATATGTTGATGTTAACTTAAAAATCCGCAACCACAATAATTGCAAAACATCGGAGTTTTT ctaTAACATCGAATCAGACACGCTAGTGATAGCCATTGACTGCCCCTTCCTGCAGTTCGAGTCAACGAGAACTCTAATCCAACATTATTCCTTACAAGAAGACACCAGTTAcagctatttttataaaggaaCGTACC CAATGATCCGTGTTACAATGAACATACCTCGAGCCAACGAGATGGACGCGTGTTCAGCCTACGCCTTCGCGGATGTCACAGCACTGCCCATTTTCGATATAAACCCTAATG aTGTCAAAACAGCAAACTTCCTGTCAACAGACTACACGTTACTGAATATTTTCGAAAGAGAAACTTTCTACTTCAGAGCGAAACAACTTATTACTTTGTATATCAATTCGTATATTTGTGATTTTGgatgcaattaa